A genome region from Phoenix dactylifera cultivar Barhee BC4 chromosome 18, palm_55x_up_171113_PBpolish2nd_filt_p, whole genome shotgun sequence includes the following:
- the LOC103715820 gene encoding UDP-N-acetylmuramate--L-alanine ligase-like isoform X1, with amino-acid sequence MESRALLAAANGRSPAVPTRAKLGPAAPILCTGFSCRRRGRGVPLRARGSASRGQCAPLAAKGADTNGEDLMVLNGEEEGKKKNKGWIHFVGIGGSGLSALALLALKQGFEVSGSDIMWGRFMDGLHKAGARLFIGHSASNMERSAGSGLPNVVVVSSAIPADNKEIVHAKLMGIPIYKRDDWLRKITEKHKVIAISGTHGKSTTAAMLSYVLGAMGDDLIAVVGANVPQFSGGNIISGSGPNFVLEADEYDSCFLGLSPYIAVVTNVEWDHVDIFEDEEAVQNIFRRFVRQIKTGGHLILCGDSAGAYALLSESRQATVSCNVISTSTILNHGYSITTYGLSSKNDWHASSITPNSQGGQDYVLYYKACRIANISLILPGVHNVLNSLAVFATVATLVNDRHCVHETINSVGNHLSKFEGVSRRFELIGKVNGCQIYDDYAHHPTAVHAVLEAARQKFPLEPLWVVFQPHTFSRLAALMKDFATAFSAADYVIVTETYAAREINNWNSSGSHLVTLIRGPSTEYIPQLEDVIDKLVRKIPSNTYQDTIILTLGAGDIATLGPELLRRLQKDHEISNSGGLVESYC; translated from the exons ATGGAATCCCGCGCTCTTCTCGCCGCCGCCAACGGCCGTTCGCCGGCCGTTCCAACTCGGGCGAAACTGGGGCCTGCCGCTCCGATCCTTTGTACGGGCTTTTCATGTCGGAGGCGAGGGAGAGGAGTTCCTCTGCGCGCCCGCGGCTCGGCTTCGCGAGGCCAATGCGCTCCCCTGGCGGCCAAAGGCGCGGATACAAATGGCGAGGATTTGATGGTATTAAATGGCGaagaggaggggaagaagaagaacaaggggTGGATTCATTTCGTTGGTATCGGAGGCTCCGGTTTATCGGCACTTGCTTTGCTGGCTCTCAAACAG GGCTTTGAAGTTAGTGGCTCGGATATCATGTGGGGTAGATTTATGGATGGATTGCATAAAGCTGGGGCAAGGTTATTTATAGGGCACTCAGCATCGAATATGGAAAGGAGTGCTGGATCTGGTCTACCTAATGTGGTTGTTGTTTCTAGTGCTATTCCTGCAGATAATAAGGAGATTGTACATGCAAAGTTAATGGGAATTCCAAT ATACAAGAGAGATGATTGGCTGAGGAAAATCACAGAGAAGCACAAGGTTATTGCTATTAGTGGAACCCATG GAAAGAGTACAACAGCAGCAATGCTTTCATATGTTCTGGGTGCCATGGGGGACGATCTTATTGCAGTAGTTGGAGCAAATGTGCCTCAA TTTTCAGGAGGAAATATTATTTCAGGAAGTGGTCCAAACTTTGTCTTGGAG GCTGATGAATATGATAGTTGTTTTCTTGGATTATCACCTTATATTGCTGTTGTAACAAATGTGGAATGGGACCATGTTGATATCTTTGAGGATGAG GAGGCTGTTCAGAATATATTCAGAAGGTTTGTTCGTCAAATTAAGACTGGTGGCCACCTCATACTATGTGGTGACAG TGCAGGTGCATATGCATTGTTGAGCGAGTCTAGGCAGGCGACTGTTTCCTGCAATGTGATTTCAACTTCTACAATATTGAATCATGGCTACAGTATAACAACTTATGGACTTTCAAGCAAAAATGACTGGCATGCATCCTCAATTACTCCAAATTCACAAGGTGGTCAAGATTATGTCTTG TATTACAAGGCATGCCGGATTGCCAACATCAGTTTGATTTTGCCAGGAGTTCATAATGTTCTTAATTCTTTGGCG GTCTTTGCTACAGTGGCAACATTGGTGAATGACAGACATTGTGTCCATGAAACGATCAATTCTGTGGGGAACCACTTGAGTAAATTTGAAGGAGTATCTCGACGATTTGAGTTGATTGGTAAGGTAAATGGATGCCAGATATATGATGATTATGCTCATCATCCAACAGCAGTTCATGCTGTCCTCGAAGCTGCACGACAGAAATTTCCATTGGAACCATTATGGGTGGTTTTTCAACCACACACATTCAG CCGTCTAGCTGCATTGATGAAAGATTTTGCTACTGCATTCAGTGCTGCAGATTATGTGATAGTAACTGAG ACTTATGCTGCCAGAGAAATAAATAACTGGAATTCTAGTGGAAGCCACCTGGTAACTTTAATCAGGGGTCCATCAACTGAATATATTCCTCAACTG